The Gossypium raimondii isolate GPD5lz chromosome 2, ASM2569854v1, whole genome shotgun sequence genome segment CCTATTTTGAttcctctaaaatttttttctcaatttaatcattctaaATAAGATAATTGTGCGAATTAGTCACTgctgttaaaatttttgttttcttttaatggaTTGTTGATGTGGCATTAGCCCATAGAGTGATTGACATGTGACATATTTTTGTTGACTTTTGATTGAAGTTTGATTAAAGTTTAGGGACCTCTCtataaagtttaggggtaaaagtTTTGGACTAATTATAAGGAGGTCCCTAAACTTTAGTCAAAAGTCAACAACAAAAATGTCACGCTTCAGTCACTCAATGTGCTAATATGCCACATCAGCAATccgttaaaagaaaaaaaattaacggCAGTGACTAATTCACACAATTATCTTATTTAGggtgactaaattgagaaaaaaaaatagagtggCCATGattgtaatttaccctttaaaaaggtaaaaagtAAAGCGCAGACAGCAGCAAAACTTTGAACTTGGAAACTGAGCATTCACTGTAAAACTGGAAAGTGTAACTTGGTAAAATGGAATCAAGTAACTTGTATACTTCTACATATGTAATCATTCACATATAAGTGTGGATAATTTATCTGTTTGATTggtgaaaattattaatttgaataaatatccACAAAATGAAAACCAAAAAAGAGTTTGATTCAAGGTGTAAAAAGCCAAATTCCTTGCTAGctatgaaattgatgatttaaaaCAAAAGTGAAAGCTAAAGAAAAAAAGTGAGTGATGATTCTCTCCAAAGTCCCATGACAAGCCATCATTGTGTTTCCATCTCAACTTTTTCTTTACCATAAACAAAGCTGACAACGTAAGCTCTTCATCATTCATCAGCTCTATGGCCCTCTCACCTCAATCCGTGCCGGAAAATCCCTTTGATTTCCGTGCTCCGCCGCCTTCTCCCGTCGCCAGTGGCCGCCGCTCCTGCGTCACCAATGATGAGGTTCTCTCTGAATTCCTCCAACATTCTCTGTTCGTCCCTGATTTAATTTTGCCAGACAAGGTTTTCCCTAGGCAGAAATTCATTGACAACCCCCCCAAGATTGATTTCCAGGCTTTGAATTCCATGCAAACTGAAACTCTGCCCAAGATTCTGGATTCCATAGCTACAATCGGATGCTTTCAGTTAGTGAATTATGGGATTCCAGTGGAATCTATCCGATCAGCACTGACAGCCGCTGCCGGGATTTTTCAACTTCCACCCCAGAAAAGGACGACAGTGACTAGGTCGCCGGAGAAACTATACGGGTTTGAGGAAGTTCACGAGGAAGATGAAGGTGAAGTGAGTGAAGAGTTTGTGTGGTGTAAAGCTAAAGCCCTGGAACTGGCAATGGAGGGAATTTGGCCTGTTGGATATTCAAATTTCAGGTGAAACTCATTTCAACTTTATATTTCGCTTGCCTTCTGGCATTTTCTAATAACTAACAGTTGGTTGTTTTAATACCTTCAGTGAGAAAATGGAAACTCTAGTGGCTGAAATGGAAAAAGTGGCGGAGAAAATTCTGACTGTTTTCCGGGAAATTTACCAAGAAAAAACAGGACGTTGCGAAAAGGAAAAGATGGAAGGGGAAGATGGGAATGGGTGGGCATGCTATGTTTACAAACATGGTGGGAATGTTTCAGCGGAGAAATGGCGTAGCTGTTTACGATACGATgtgatgaaaatgttgataGGAGGGATGGATTATTCGCATACATTGTGCTTGCATATCTGTGATGGATCCTCCGAGTTTCATGTGTATTCCAAGAAAGGTTGGGTGTCGTTTTGCCCTCATAAACATGCCTTGGTCGTTACAGTTGGGGATCAAACTcaggtattttattttaaacattgcTTTCAGCTTTGGTTTCAAACCCCTCAACTCCACTTACACGCTGCTAATTCAATATACAGACGCAGTCTTGCATGCTGACTTACTCATTTTTTACACACTGCTTCAAACGACGTTTAAATTCCTACATCAAGGTCTCCAAtttgattccttttttttttttataatatattatataatttatactacaaaaatttgaattctatagcaatacataatatcataatttaaatatttaaaaaaaatgttaagttgattacatataaaattttaataaataaaaatatataattattaaattttaaattaaacataatataaaaaattttaatttttttaaataatatggaCGAGTTCAAAATGGATTTGGATTaactatttacaaatataggtaaacttagataaaattttaaactcatattttGAGTCGatctaaatttaaacaaatataaattatgttaatactATACTTAAACTTAATCCAAACCCGATCTAACCCAATTCATCAACACTGCTAAACAACAATAACAAGGCCACGGCCAGGGGAGTGCCTCACCTTTGGTTAAATGTTAGAACTAAAACTTTAGTCTTTCTCGTTGATTAGTAATTCAGTTTATTAGCTTTTAATCTATttgttaaacaaaaaattccacaatttttattttctcaaaaattaaaaatttattttaaatcattttaatataaaatttttaattctaactAGGAATAAAAATGGAGTGGGCGTGATGAATGTTGCTAAATCCACCACCGTTTCATAGTTAGCATACTTTGCTCCATCATCCGTCCACTCCACTACGGATGTATAATCTTAAAATTCATTACCACCTTAATGGATGTTAGATGCATTCATCCTCGCTCCACCCAATTcccctttaatttaattttactacttatttttaatatttttaaagttaagtatttaaacataaaatatgcgaatttttttataatacgttattatatttttacccttttaatagttatatatatacaatgataaaatgataattttatataattgagtGAGTGAGGCAAGGTGAGACAAACAATTACCATAACATAACCGCTTCATACCCActgtttaaaagaaaatatctaTTTCGCATACacttttcaaaaagaaaaaatggatcgatttaattttatttctagcCCTCCACAATTCTTAAAACgtgcatataatatattttaggaAAAGCGTAGGGTCTGATATGTTCCTAAACTAAATTTCTCATTAATATGAAACAGAGAAGAATCTATCATTACTTGTTTAGTTTAAATGCAATGAGAGGTATAAATGTGGGTGTAATCCCATGATAATACAGGGGAATCCCCAATAAAATTCATCTTGTGTTGTGCAGGCACTAAGTGGTGGACAATTGAAGCATGTAATTGGAAGGCCAATCTATAGAGGAGAGGAAGAAGAGTTCATATCAATGGCATTCCTTTACTCTTCTTCAACCACCAACAGCAGGCTTGTTGACCCACAAAAGCCGAACACCATTTCACTTTCCCAACAGGCCATTGCTGCTATACTTTTCACTCTTCTATACCAAATTTTAGTCTATGTTTACTACAAATTCTAATTTTGATGTTGTTTAACACTATTCATCCATCAACCAATTTCCTTTTcatctatattatttatttataatatatataaaagtacaaGTTTGAACCATGTCCATTATTTTTCatccaattactaaattaactttaaaaataattatagtttcATTTAGAAGTATTAGTTAAAAAGTTgtattaattctaaaataaaattattacttgaACAGATctttaagcataaaatatagaaaaaaattgtgataattatagctgtaattttattttatttttaaaactgtgCTAAATTTTTGATGTAGAATAGAGTACTCTAAGCatcttacttatcactttattttgaTTGATGATGAGGCAATATAATACCAtgatatcatattttaaaatttttctataagTTTATACAATGTGAGGCAAACACACTtaaaattgtttcttttttatctaTCTGTCATTTATTTGGTGCAGgtgaaatttgttttgaaaagaaaattaaatttcaaaaattatttttaatcactaTTACTAAATGTGTTTATTAAtgaactattattataattgctatttttttaaattaacattacagatatttctttatatagttttaaatttatatattatttaaaattaagaaaaactaTTATTATCGATGAtagacaaaaataattaaaaatacattattttaaaattaaacatgtaaaattacATAGAAACTAGTAaagttgtaaagaaagagacaCTATTCAGTTGGGAAAAAACACAcaaatactatttttaaaataatattaataaattaatatgtttatataagtattttacttttttataaagaaaaacacaattttttaatacaaaacttACCAATTATTTCtcagtttttatttataataaaaataaaaatatttagcaaaattaatataaatagctGCAAATCatatagaaaatgaaaagaaaatcactCTTCACAGTGTTGTCCAATTAGCTAAATTTCAACTGAATCTATCTGCTAAAGTCAAAATATAAGAACCATTTAATACTACTAATTTGTTTTCTTGCTTTTTGTATATCTTATTTGCaactcatatttttatttttatctcttaaattctttttaaaatagtcattttttcgTAAATAGGATATTACTTATTCTTTGGATTTacactaaa includes the following:
- the LOC105788024 gene encoding 1-aminocyclopropane-1-carboxylate oxidase isoform X1, encoding MALSPQSVPENPFDFRAPPPSPVASGRRSCVTNDEVLSEFLQHSLFVPDLILPDKVFPRQKFIDNPPKIDFQALNSMQTETLPKILDSIATIGCFQLVNYGIPVESIRSALTAAAGIFQLPPQKRTTVTRSPEKLYGFEEVHEEDEGEVSEEFVWCKAKALELAMEGIWPVGYSNFSEKMETLVAEMEKVAEKILTVFREIYQEKTGRCEKEKMEGEDGNGWACYVYKHGGNVSAEKWRSCLRYDVMKMLIGGMDYSHTLCLHICDGSSEFHVYSKKGWVSFCPHKHALVVTVGDQTQTQSCMLTYSFFTHCFKRRLNSYIKALSGGQLKHVIGRPIYRGEEEEFISMAFLYSSSTTNSRLVDPQKPNTISLSQQAIAAILFTLLYQILVYVYYKF
- the LOC105788024 gene encoding 1-aminocyclopropane-1-carboxylate oxidase isoform X3: MALSPQSVPENPFDFRAPPPSPVASGRRSCVTNDEALNSMQTETLPKILDSIATIGCFQLVNYGIPVESIRSALTAAAGIFQLPPQKRTTVTRSPEKLYGFEEVHEEDEGEVSEEFVWCKAKALELAMEGIWPVGYSNFSEKMETLVAEMEKVAEKILTVFREIYQEKTGRCEKEKMEGEDGNGWACYVYKHGGNVSAEKWRSCLRYDVMKMLIGGMDYSHTLCLHICDGSSEFHVYSKKGWVSFCPHKHALVVTVGDQTQTQSCMLTYSFFTHCFKRRLNSYIKALSGGQLKHVIGRPIYRGEEEEFISMAFLYSSSTTNSRLVDPQKPNTISLSQQAIAAILFTLLYQILVYVYYKF
- the LOC105788024 gene encoding 1-aminocyclopropane-1-carboxylate oxidase 5 isoform X2, which produces MALSPQSVPENPFDFRAPPPSPVASGRRSCVTNDEVLSEFLQHSLFVPDLILPDKVFPRQKFIDNPPKIDFQALNSMQTETLPKILDSIATIGCFQLVNYGIPVESIRSALTAAAGIFQLPPQKRTTVTRSPEKLYGFEEVHEEDEGEVSEEFVWCKAKALELAMEGIWPVGYSNFSEKMETLVAEMEKVAEKILTVFREIYQEKTGRCEKEKMEGEDGNGWACYVYKHGGNVSAEKWRSCLRYDVMKMLIGGMDYSHTLCLHICDGSSEFHVYSKKGWVSFCPHKHALVVTVGDQTQALSGGQLKHVIGRPIYRGEEEEFISMAFLYSSSTTNSRLVDPQKPNTISLSQQAIAAILFTLLYQILVYVYYKF